A portion of the Pseudorasbora parva isolate DD20220531a chromosome 1, ASM2467924v1, whole genome shotgun sequence genome contains these proteins:
- the LOC137075099 gene encoding piggyBac transposable element-derived protein 4-like: MLHSIQEWTIQHAQETEHVHWFMALPELMAFTAIVILRGLTKVPSLRDCWSANLGNPHIIGTMPRNRFQDIMRHLRFDDRSTRSDRAKTDTFAAISSVWGSFVTNCITSYNPGLHITVDKQLFPSKTRCCFLQYIATKPDKFGIKFWVACDLKSKYICNVLPYLGKDPSRPSGERLPENVVMRLMEPFLDKGRNVTTDNFFTSLSLAHKLLSRKTTILGTVNKIRREIPQSARHTDHNEFTTQVFSTTAATLTVYAPKRKKTVYILSSMHSVIQTDNTNKRKPNTVTLYNTTKCGVDVMDQMVREYTVRTGTRRWPVAVFYNMIDMAALNAHVLYQACTGRQERRVDFLVELARELANSHMCVKKARKEQLLRTQPSTPSPGKRSMCQVKHQCKNNHASVRCVHCYRYTCGKCRREIPWQCQDCE; this comes from the exons ATGCTTCATAGCATTCAAGAATGGACTATTCAACATGCACAGGAAACGGAGCATGTTCATTGGTTCATGGCCCTCCCTGAACTAATGGCATTTACTGCAATTGTCATCTTGCGGGGGCTTACCAAGGTTCCATCACTACGTGACTGCTGGTCAGCAAACCTGGGAAACCCACATATCATTGGAACAATGCCGCGAAACCGCTTCCAAGACATCATGCGACATCTACGCTTTGATGACAGGTCCACCCGGAGTGATCGAGCAAAGACTGATACGTTTGCTGCAATTTCCAGTGTGTGGGGATCATTTGTCACCAATTGCATCACGTCCTACAACCCTGGTCTACATATCACCGTTGATAAACAGCTTTTCCCATCAAAGACTCGCTGCTGTTTCCTGCAGTATATTGCAACTAAGCCTGACAAGTTTGGGATCAAGTTTTGGGTGGCTTGCGACCTAAAATCCAAGTACATTTGTAATGTCCTCCCATATCTTGGCAAGGACCCTAGTCGTCCCAGTGGAGAGAGACTGCCTGAAAATGTAGTGATGAGGCTGATGGAACCATTCCTAGACAAGGGCAGAAATGTTACCACAGACAATTTCTTCACATCGCTGTCACTTGCGCATAAACTTCTTAGCCGGAAAACCACCATCCTTGGCACAGTCAACAAGATTCGCCGGGAAATCCCTCAATCCGCTAGACACACAGATCACAATGAATTCACCACTCAG GTGTTTTCAACCACTGCTGCTACGCTGACAGTGTATGCGCCTAAACGGAAGAAGACCGTCTACATTCTTAGCAGCATGCACAGCGTGATTCAGACTGATAATACCAACAAAAGGAAGCCAAACACTGTCACCCTTTACAACACCACAAAGTGCGGCGTAGATGTGATGGACCAGATGGTGCGGGAGTACACTGTCCGCACAGGGACACGGCGCTGGCCAGTTGCTGTGTTCTATAACATGATTGACATGGCAGCACTGAATGCACATGTGCTGTATCAAGCATGCACCGGAAGGCAGGAAAGACGGGTGGACTTCCTGGTGGAGCTTGCAAGAGAGTTGGCTAACTCTCATATGTGTGTGAAGAAGGCAAGAAAAGAACAATTGCTTCGGACACAACCCTCCACACCTAGCCCTGGAAAAAGATCCATGTGTCAGGTCAAACACCAATGCAAGAACAATCATGCCTCTGTGCGATGTGTTCACTGCTACAGATACACATGTGGTAAATGCAGACGGGAGATACCATGGCAGTGCCAGGATTGTGAGTGA
- the mtm1 gene encoding myotubularin, with the protein MASAPIAPYNSSPLGNSSSQNASRESLKMELLADVAVLPGEERVIDKEIIYMCPFNSAVKGKVSITNYRLYFKNTDSETPVTLNVPLGVISRVEKMGGASSRGENSYGLEITCKDMRNLRFALKQEGHSRRDIFEILFKYAFPLSHGMQLFAFLSQEKYEENGWNVYEPMEEYRRQGLPNSEWRITFINKNYELCDTYPTILVVPYKATEEDLKRVATFRSRCRIPVLSWFHKENHAVITRCSQPLVGMSGKRNKDDERYLDLIREANGTIKLTIYDARPNVNAVANKATGGGYEGDDAYQNAELVFLDIHNIHVMRESLKKLKDIVYPNVEESHWLSSLESTHWLEHIKLVLSGAIQVADKVSSGSSVVVHCSDGWDRTAQLTSLSMLMLDSYYRTLRGFQVLLEKEWIGFGHKFASRIGHGDKNHADQDRSPIFLQFIDCVWQMTKQFPTAFEFNERLLVVILDHLFSCRFGTFLYNCESARESNNVRMKTVSLWSFINSDTSLYTNPFYTPESSRVLYPVASMRHLELWVTYYIRWNPRIQHQQQSPVEQRYKELLALRDQYLKKLEELQLSDSPTSTHLTNSSTPNAATPNQHITHLQTPF; encoded by the exons GCGTCCAGAGAGAGCCTGAAGATGGAGCTGCTGGCAGATGTTGCCGTGCTGCCGGGAGAAGAGCGAGTGATCG ATAAAGAGATCATCTATATGTGCCCTTTTAATTCTGCAGTCAAAGGAAAGGTGTCCATCACCAACTACAGACTCTACTTCAAGAACACAGACTCA GAAACACCAGTTACCCTGAATGTGCCCTTGGGTGTTATAAGTCGTGTAGAGAAGATGGGCGGAGCCTCCAGTCGAGGAGAGAACTCCTACGGGTTAGAAATCACCTGCAAG gaCATGAGGAACCTGCGATTTGCTCTGAAGCAAGAAGGCCACAGTCGAAGAGACATATTTGAGATTCTTTTCAAATATGCTTTCCCTCTGTCTCATGGAATG CAACTCTTTGCCTTTCTGAGTCAGGAAAAGTATGAGGAGAATGGCTGGAACGTTTATGAGCCCATGGAAGAGTACAGAAGGCAG GGTCTACCCAATAGTGAGTGGAGGATCACTTTCATCAATAAGAACTACGAGCTGTGTGACACATATCCCACAATTCTTGTTGTACCATACAAGGCCACTGAGGAAGATCTTAAAAGAGTGGCGACCTTCCGCTCTCGCTGCCGCATTCCG GTGTTGTCGTGGTTCCATAAAGAGAACCATGCCGTCATCACACGGTGTAGCCAGCCTTTGGTGGGCATGAGCGGTAAGCGCAACAAAGATGATGAACGTTATTTGGACCTTATCCGTGAGGCCAATGGCACTATCAAACTCACCATCTATGACGCCAGGCCAAACGTCAACGCTGTGGCAAACAAG GCCACGGGTGGGGGTTATGAGGGTGACGATGCATATCAGAACGCTGAGCTGGTCTTTCTAGACATCCATAATATCCATGTCATGAGGGAGTCACTGAAGAAGCTAAAAGACATTGTCTACCCCAATGTGGAGGAGTCTCATTGGCTCTCCAGCCTGGAGTCCACCCACTGGTTAGAGCATATTAAG TTGGTGCTATCAGGGGCCATCCAGGTGGCTGATAAGGTGTCTTCTGGGAGCTCTGTGGTGGTGCACTGCAGTGACGGCTGGGACCGCACAGCTCAGCTCACCTCTTTGTCCATGCTGATGCTGGACTCGTACTACAGGACTCTCAGGGGCTTCCAGGTGCTGTTGGAGAAGGAATGGATCGGCTTTGGACACAAGTTCGCCTCG agAATCGGCCATGGAGACAAAAACCATGCGGATCAGGACAGGTCGCCTATCTTTTTGCAATTTATTGACTGCGTGTGGCAAATGACTAAACAG TTCCCAACAGCATTTGAGTTTAACGAACGTCTTCTGGTAGTTATCTTGGATCACCTTTTCAGCTGCCGCTTTGGCACTTTCCTCTACAACTGTGAGAGTGCCCGTGAAAGCAAT AATGTTCGGATGAAGACGGTGTCGCTGTGGTCTTTCATCAACAGCGACACATCCTTGTATACAAACCCCTTTTACACACCAGAGTCAAGTCGCGTACTGTACCCTGTAGCCAGCATGCGCCACCTAGAGCTGTGGGTGACTTATTACATCCGGTGGAACCCTCGCATACAACACCAG CAACAGAGTCCAGTGGAGCAGCGCTATAAGGAGCTACTGGCGTTGAGGGATCAGTACCTGAAGAAACTGGAGGAGCTACAGCTCTCAGATTCCCCAACCTCCACACACTTGACAAACAGCTCCACCCCCAACGCTGCCACGCCCAATCAGCACATCACACACTTACAGACACCGTTTTGA